The following are encoded together in the Funiculus sociatus GB2-C1 genome:
- a CDS encoding RuBisCO accumulation factor 1 yields the protein MTETSSSDTPDRNPQPEQAKENIEDLLLSLRRKEGSWVEWGQACATLQKAGYTPQAIFEATGFEPIQQNQVIVGSQVYTSLVNGEASLEARSHYFRKGSDILYELRILTQLERVATAEFILSRNLDADVAREVAKDVKELSRMRTLPQGFSNHPGDAVAYQYWRRAKQQTDLAERSRFIARGLMFAHSQSARQQIEQLLTEVVGTSKRKAPILPVYRQDEDEQQPRIIPVAGVLPLKSANLQNIPLVEPIKPFELVKISWNGSWVSLPGWQVVLKAQEPVVILCNSSYLPNQLSSTSEPILLLIDRAKQEWDADSYFLFEESGELQFQWFPDAPSFPLLGQVILVLRPKKILDEEMSKDQWELED from the coding sequence ATGACTGAAACATCCTCCTCAGACACTCCCGATCGTAACCCTCAACCAGAGCAAGCGAAAGAGAATATTGAAGATTTACTGCTTAGTCTTCGGCGCAAAGAAGGCAGCTGGGTTGAGTGGGGACAAGCCTGTGCCACATTGCAAAAAGCAGGTTACACTCCCCAGGCGATTTTTGAGGCAACTGGTTTTGAGCCTATACAGCAGAATCAAGTTATTGTCGGCTCTCAAGTTTATACGTCATTGGTGAATGGTGAAGCGTCCCTGGAAGCGCGATCGCATTATTTTCGCAAAGGTAGCGATATTTTGTATGAATTGCGTATTCTTACCCAGCTAGAACGAGTTGCGACGGCAGAATTTATATTATCCAGAAATCTGGATGCCGATGTTGCCCGTGAAGTCGCAAAAGACGTGAAAGAGCTTTCCCGGATGCGGACGTTACCGCAGGGATTTTCTAACCATCCCGGAGATGCGGTAGCCTACCAATATTGGAGACGGGCAAAACAACAAACGGATTTAGCAGAGCGATCGCGTTTTATTGCTCGTGGCTTAATGTTCGCCCACAGCCAAAGCGCCCGACAACAGATAGAACAGCTGCTTACTGAAGTTGTAGGCACTTCCAAGCGTAAAGCCCCCATTTTACCCGTATATCGGCAGGACGAAGACGAGCAACAACCCCGCATAATCCCAGTAGCGGGTGTCCTCCCCCTAAAATCCGCTAACTTGCAAAATATCCCGCTAGTCGAACCAATTAAGCCATTCGAGCTAGTGAAGATATCTTGGAATGGATCTTGGGTTTCTCTACCCGGTTGGCAAGTCGTTTTGAAAGCCCAAGAGCCAGTAGTAATTCTCTGCAATAGTAGCTATTTACCCAATCAATTAAGTAGCACTTCTGAACCAATCCTGCTGCTGATAGATCGAGCTAAACAGGAATGGGATGCTGATAGCTACTTTTTATTTGAAGAGTCAGGAGAATTGCAATTTCAGTGGTTCCCAGATGCTCCCAGTTTCCCTCTTTTAGGACAAGTTATCTTGGTGCTGCGTCCGAAAAAAATTCTGGATGAAGAAATGAGCAAGGATCAATGGGAACTTGAAGATTAG
- the rpmI gene encoding 50S ribosomal protein L35 translates to MPKLKTRKAAAKRFRATGSGKIVRRKAFKSHLLQHKSSDRKRRMSKMAVVHERDEENVRLMLPYL, encoded by the coding sequence ATGCCCAAACTGAAAACCCGCAAAGCAGCGGCAAAGCGTTTCAGAGCTACTGGCAGCGGCAAAATAGTACGCCGCAAAGCCTTTAAAAGCCACTTGCTACAGCACAAGTCTTCTGACCGGAAACGGCGGATGTCTAAAATGGCCGTGGTGCATGAACGCGATGAAGAAAATGTACGCTTGATGCTGCCGTATTTGTAA
- the ubiE gene encoding bifunctional demethylmenaquinone methyltransferase/2-methoxy-6-polyprenyl-1,4-benzoquinol methylase UbiE yields the protein MTTDQKQIQAIFDRIAPVYDQLNDRLSLGQHRVWKLMTVKWIDLSIGDVCLDVCCGSGDLAQLVAQRVGETGQVFGVDFSSEQLAIARQRSQNQHPPLPITWIEADALNLPFPDSHFDCATMGYGLRNVTNIPRCLQELHRVLKPGAKAAILDFHRPSSPLLRSFQQWYLDNIVVPNAKELGLTEEYAYISPSLDKFPIGSEQVHLARQAGFDKATHYQIASGMMGVLVVAKA from the coding sequence ATGACTACTGACCAAAAGCAAATTCAAGCCATATTTGACCGCATTGCCCCAGTTTACGACCAGCTTAACGATCGCTTGAGTTTAGGGCAGCATCGCGTCTGGAAGCTGATGACGGTGAAGTGGATTGATTTAAGTATTGGTGATGTTTGCTTGGATGTATGCTGTGGCAGTGGCGATCTAGCCCAGCTAGTGGCGCAGCGCGTCGGAGAAACCGGGCAAGTTTTTGGGGTAGATTTTTCATCAGAGCAGTTAGCGATCGCTCGCCAACGCTCCCAAAATCAACACCCGCCTCTACCCATCACCTGGATCGAAGCAGACGCACTAAATCTCCCCTTTCCCGACAGCCACTTCGACTGCGCCACAATGGGCTACGGACTCCGCAACGTCACTAATATTCCCCGGTGTCTCCAAGAGCTGCACCGCGTCCTCAAGCCTGGTGCCAAAGCCGCTATATTAGACTTCCATCGCCCCAGCAGTCCCCTACTGCGAAGCTTTCAGCAGTGGTATCTGGATAACATCGTCGTCCCAAATGCCAAAGAACTAGGATTGACCGAAGAATACGCCTACATTAGTCCCAGCCTAGATAAATTTCCCATAGGCAGCGAACAAGTTCATTTAGCCCGTCAAGCTGGATTTGACAAAGCTACTCACTATCAAATTGCTAGTGGGATGATGGGCGTTTTAGTCGTAGCCAAAGCCTAA
- a CDS encoding DUF7453 family protein: MKLNLSLPAALVGLCLGLLGTGEAQAASFTFTKIADTSGLFDSFRGQGIGGYEPISATPAINNQGTVAFSAFLDAGGKGIFTGNGTTTTSIANTNSLFGERPTEVYTLTELGSFSINDVGNVAFSANFGTSGIFTSELKNVIEGAIGEDSFTDVYSPSLNNVGTVAFLQAISRFSGLTTILAGEESVDNVIASTRFYTEPPAAGVFENISAPMINDQGTVAFSADVYQSDSFYDDLSSGIFTGNGTRDNGEIITNTIADSNGAFNRFSDPSINNSGTVAFSAVLDAGLSGVFTGNGTTTTTIADSSGAFNSFFGTPSINDFGTVAFLAGLDAGGSGIFTGNNPLKDKVIVTGDTLFGSTVQELSFYREGLNNSGQVAFFASLANGTGGIFRADPIVVEPPKDVPEPASVLGLLAVGTFGATSVMKRKQK, from the coding sequence GTGAAATTAAACTTGAGCCTGCCAGCAGCATTGGTGGGATTGTGTCTGGGGTTGCTAGGAACTGGAGAAGCACAAGCTGCCAGTTTCACTTTTACAAAGATTGCTGATACAAGTGGCTTGTTTGACAGTTTTCGTGGCCAAGGCATTGGTGGTTACGAGCCAATTTCTGCCACTCCCGCTATCAATAATCAAGGAACTGTAGCCTTTTCGGCTTTTCTAGATGCAGGGGGTAAAGGTATCTTTACGGGCAACGGCACCACAACGACCAGCATTGCCAATACGAACAGTCTTTTTGGCGAAAGGCCAACGGAAGTCTATACTCTTACTGAACTTGGTTCCTTCTCTATAAATGATGTAGGGAACGTAGCTTTTAGTGCTAATTTTGGAACTTCAGGAATTTTTACCAGCGAATTAAAAAACGTAATAGAGGGTGCGATTGGAGAAGATAGTTTTACGGACGTTTATTCTCCTTCACTCAATAACGTCGGAACTGTAGCTTTCTTACAAGCAATCTCAAGGTTTAGTGGACTGACCACAATTTTGGCTGGTGAAGAATCGGTTGACAATGTTATTGCTTCCACCCGCTTTTACACCGAACCACCAGCTGCGGGTGTCTTTGAAAACATTAGCGCGCCTATGATTAATGATCAAGGAACCGTAGCCTTTAGTGCTGACGTATATCAGTCTGATAGCTTCTATGATGACCTAAGTAGCGGAATTTTCACAGGCAACGGCACCAGAGATAATGGAGAAATTATCACCAACACCATTGCTGACAGTAATGGTGCCTTTAACAGGTTTAGCGACCCCTCCATTAATAATTCAGGAACCGTAGCCTTTAGTGCTGTCCTAGATGCGGGACTTAGCGGAGTTTTTACGGGCAACGGCACAACAACGACCACCATTGCCGATAGCAGTGGCGCTTTTAACAGCTTTTTTGGTACTCCCTCAATTAATGATTTTGGAACAGTAGCTTTTTTGGCAGGCTTAGATGCTGGAGGAAGTGGCATTTTCACTGGAAACAATCCTCTCAAAGATAAGGTAATTGTTACTGGTGACACCCTATTTGGTTCGACAGTGCAAGAGTTAAGTTTTTACCGAGAGGGGTTGAATAATTCCGGTCAGGTGGCGTTTTTTGCCAGTCTTGCTAATGGCACTGGCGGAATTTTTCGCGCCGATCCAATAGTAGTTGAACCGCCAAAAGATGTTCCGGAACCTGCTTCTGTGTTGGGTTTACTGGCTGTTGGTACTTTTGGGGCTACTTCAGTGATGAAGCGCAAACAGAAATAG
- the rplT gene encoding 50S ribosomal protein L20, translating to MTRVKRGNVARKRRNKILKLAKGFRGSQSTLFRTANQQVMKALRNAYRDRKKRKRDFRSLWITRINAAARQHGISYSQLMGKLKKANVQINRKMLAQMAVLDPSSFDQVLQLATKD from the coding sequence ATGACACGGGTAAAACGCGGTAATGTTGCTCGTAAACGCCGCAACAAAATTCTCAAACTAGCCAAAGGCTTCCGAGGTTCACAATCAACTCTGTTCCGGACAGCCAATCAACAGGTAATGAAGGCGCTGCGTAACGCTTATCGCGATCGCAAGAAGCGCAAGCGCGATTTCCGCAGTCTGTGGATTACGCGCATCAATGCAGCAGCACGTCAGCACGGCATTAGCTATAGCCAATTGATGGGTAAATTGAAAAAAGCTAATGTTCAGATAAATCGTAAGATGCTGGCGCAGATGGCTGTCCTCGATCCATCTAGTTTTGACCAAGTGCTGCAATTAGCTACTAAAGATTAG
- a CDS encoding tetratricopeptide repeat protein has product MDNEILPIFYLSFLLVLLGAAAVAIVRQIFKTRKIESALSRLQKNLKDNQGTTQEYYELGSIYLDKKLYVQAINQFQKALKAEDAESENLAPVYNALGFANFSQEQYDVAIRNYKEALKLDPDYVTALNNLGHVYEKKKLTSQALEMYEESLKHAPNNPTAKRRAESLRRRLVPSS; this is encoded by the coding sequence ATGGATAACGAAATTCTGCCAATTTTCTACCTCTCGTTCTTGCTGGTACTGCTTGGTGCTGCTGCTGTGGCAATTGTGCGCCAGATTTTCAAAACTCGCAAAATTGAAAGCGCCCTCTCGCGGCTGCAAAAGAATCTGAAAGATAACCAAGGCACAACTCAAGAGTATTACGAACTGGGCAGCATCTATCTCGATAAAAAATTGTACGTGCAGGCGATAAACCAGTTTCAAAAAGCCCTAAAAGCTGAAGATGCTGAATCAGAAAACCTCGCGCCTGTATACAATGCTCTTGGCTTTGCTAACTTCTCTCAAGAGCAGTATGACGTAGCAATTCGCAACTACAAAGAAGCCTTGAAGCTAGATCCAGATTATGTCACAGCGCTCAATAACCTGGGCCATGTTTATGAGAAGAAGAAATTAACTTCTCAAGCCTTAGAAATGTATGAGGAATCGCTCAAACACGCACCGAACAATCCTACTGCCAAGCGTCGCGCCGAATCCTTACGCAGAAGGTTGGTTCCCTCCAGTTAA
- a CDS encoding response regulator: MDNAITDLDTISRQLMSLERPKKPKMLVVDDEPDNLDLLYRTFRRDFNVLRAESGIHALEVLSAEGEVAVIISDQRMPEMKGTEFLSRTVPKFPDTVRIILTGFTDVEDLVEAINSGQVYKYITKPWDPNELKAVVQRAADTYDLLKQRTEELHRAQAQTALLATIVQVAQESPSLEATLEPIADAFGKSFWADGCILQLVEGEALTAAQGIYSSALDTENWLSLDPRVEEAIASRQVQAWVNAPGNTVPAGIDQYQASGLQAHLVIPIVYRGEVLAVLSLQWKRPCKLREDELKLIHLSAQQVGLVLTSTRYHK, translated from the coding sequence ATGGACAATGCTATTACGGATCTTGATACTATCAGCCGTCAGTTAATGAGTCTAGAGCGACCAAAAAAGCCTAAGATGTTGGTGGTAGACGATGAGCCAGATAATCTCGATCTGCTCTACCGCACTTTCCGCCGAGATTTCAACGTTCTGAGAGCCGAAAGCGGTATTCACGCCCTGGAAGTTTTGTCAGCAGAAGGGGAAGTTGCCGTAATTATCTCTGACCAACGGATGCCAGAAATGAAGGGAACCGAATTTTTGAGCAGAACAGTTCCCAAGTTCCCAGATACGGTGCGAATCATCCTCACGGGTTTTACAGACGTTGAGGATTTGGTAGAAGCGATTAACTCTGGACAAGTTTACAAGTACATCACCAAGCCTTGGGACCCCAATGAACTCAAAGCCGTGGTGCAACGGGCAGCAGATACTTACGATTTGTTGAAGCAACGCACAGAGGAACTGCATCGCGCTCAGGCGCAAACAGCACTTCTAGCAACAATTGTGCAGGTAGCACAGGAGTCCCCCAGCTTAGAAGCGACGCTAGAGCCAATTGCTGATGCTTTTGGCAAGAGCTTTTGGGCAGATGGCTGCATTTTGCAGCTGGTGGAGGGTGAGGCGCTGACTGCGGCTCAAGGAATTTACAGTTCCGCTCTTGACACAGAAAACTGGCTATCTTTAGACCCCAGAGTAGAGGAGGCGATCGCATCCCGACAAGTTCAGGCTTGGGTGAATGCTCCGGGAAATACGGTTCCAGCTGGTATTGACCAATACCAAGCTTCAGGTCTTCAGGCGCATCTAGTTATCCCTATCGTCTATCGGGGTGAAGTGCTGGCGGTGCTATCACTCCAGTGGAAGCGCCCCTGCAAATTGCGAGAAGATGAGCTGAAACTGATTCACTTATCGGCGCAGCAAGTTGGTCTAGTCCTCACCAGTACCCGATACCATAAGTAG
- a CDS encoding transporter substrate-binding domain-containing protein, with product MKDKLILPIAFCLFSFSLCLLQPPTPSDSRAGGGEIRKICWWVVGGIASSHAAELKDIQERGYLIVAVKDNVRPLGFTDASGKLQGLEIDLARRLAAEILGKLDAVRLQPVANRDRVSVVLEGKVDLTIARVTATSSRDRLVNFSLPYYLDGTALVTKDASLQKLDDVQNQKIAVLKGSDTISQVRFIIPQVELVGVDSYEEARSLLESGGASAFAADASVLTGWVQEYPEYRLLSVRLSGEPLAVVMPKGLQYDSLRQRVNDAIARWKAEGWLQERIKYWGLPQSDTPRFQTR from the coding sequence ATGAAGGATAAATTAATTTTGCCTATTGCCTTTTGCCTATTTTCTTTTTCTTTGTGCCTTTTGCAACCCCCCACCCCCTCCGACTCCCGCGCTGGCGGGGGAGAAATCAGAAAAATTTGTTGGTGGGTGGTTGGGGGTATCGCCTCTTCTCATGCCGCTGAACTCAAAGATATTCAGGAGCGTGGCTATCTAATTGTTGCAGTTAAAGACAATGTGCGCCCTTTAGGTTTCACAGATGCCAGTGGCAAACTGCAAGGGTTAGAAATTGACTTGGCTCGGCGTTTGGCGGCGGAAATTCTGGGGAAACTGGATGCGGTGAGGTTGCAGCCAGTGGCAAACCGCGATCGCGTCTCAGTGGTGCTGGAGGGTAAAGTCGATCTGACGATTGCCAGAGTAACGGCAACTTCATCGCGCGATCGCTTAGTTAACTTCAGCCTTCCCTACTATCTGGATGGCACTGCCTTAGTTACCAAGGACGCATCTTTACAGAAGCTAGATGATGTGCAAAATCAAAAGATTGCCGTCCTGAAAGGTTCTGATACGATTTCGCAGGTGCGGTTTATTATACCACAAGTTGAGTTGGTTGGTGTAGATTCTTATGAAGAGGCGCGATCGCTTCTAGAATCAGGTGGTGCCAGTGCCTTTGCCGCCGATGCCAGCGTTCTCACAGGCTGGGTGCAGGAGTATCCTGAGTACCGACTACTAAGTGTGCGACTCTCAGGAGAACCCTTAGCTGTAGTAATGCCCAAGGGATTGCAGTACGATAGTTTGCGGCAGCGGGTGAATGATGCGATCGCCCGTTGGAAGGCAGAAGGATGGCTACAGGAACGGATTAAGTATTGGGGGCTACCTCAGAGCGATACTCCACGGTTCCAGACACGATGA